The Cloeon dipterum chromosome 3, ieCloDipt1.1, whole genome shotgun sequence genome includes a region encoding these proteins:
- the LOC135939547 gene encoding uncharacterized protein LOC135939547, with protein MAEMIDPENWQAEAKRRQCEFYTTLGYKVVWRGVPAEMKLSLTLMVAEHIFHCSAAAENASLSDLGLSRTERATVNIIANKIVKHFPNQNVHINLVLIVLEWKKQTVEELVFRVEGGGETKFIDKNYRVYSDWNSFLGANRILPGQICFPANGRYTLAPTGMETLVEFGFSPSSSRKNQILAKIWLLALLGTVIATALGIAYAFYPDDVLAIVGAVIGIPSLAYFAIISIFSFLDALKYL; from the exons ATGGCCGAAATGATCGACCCAGAAAATTGGCAAGCGGAGGCGAAGAGACGGCAGTGCGAATTTTACACCACGCTGGGCTACAAGGTGGTTTGGCGCGGTGTGCCGGCAGAGATGAAACTCTCTTTGACGCTCATGGTCGCCGAACACATTTTCCATTGTAGTGCCGCTGCCGAGAACGCCTCCTTATCAGATCTTGGCCTCTCCAGGACAGAGAGAGCGACCGTCAATATTATTGCCAACAAG ATAGTCAAGCATTTCCCCAATCAGAACGTGCACATCAATTTGGTCCTGATTGTGTTGGAATGGAAGAAACAGACTGTGGAAGAATTGGTGTTTCGCGTGGAAGGCGGTGGCGAAACCAAAtttattgacaaaaactataGAGTTTACTCAGACTGGAACTCGTTCTTGGGTGCCAACCGAATCCTGCCTGGCCAAATTTGCTTCCCCGCGAACGGGAGGTACACCCTGGCTCCGACAGGAATGGAAACGCTCGTCGAATTTGGATTCTCGCCCAGTTCGTCACGGAAAAACCAAATACTCGCCAAAATTTGGTTACTGGCCTTATTGGGCACGGTAATTGCAACCGCATTAGGGATCGCGTATGCATTTTATCCTGACGATGTCCTCGCTATTGTGGGGGCTGTCATTGGCATTCCGTCACTCGCGTATTTTGCCATTATTAGCATCTTTTCGTTCCTGGATgctctaaaatatttgtaa